The following coding sequences are from one Ornithorhynchus anatinus isolate Pmale09 chromosome 18, mOrnAna1.pri.v4, whole genome shotgun sequence window:
- the NWD2 gene encoding NACHT and WD repeat domain-containing protein 2 has protein sequence GSRLPWARESALRRAAFCGNLSALPPHLVPAGRSVRVFISANPEDTGAERQALRENVYPKLREFCRENYGLEFQVIDLYWGIEPEEWDSPELQKTRMRLLEDCLKTSAGPCFVGLLGEKYGNIRIPGEVEASEFEMILDAAVEAKLETKLLEEWYCRDENSVPATYYLRPKAEMLKIHAKTVDPPGSSEREKKWQEVSEEIKKIFKTAVKLLQDKGKMKQGQAKRYLFSAIEDEFDFALGNQTPAFLKKCVCYIRKIANIERFVKIPEMGKYMDLAGAEPRVIRDPEALEKLTRLRDAFVPTIVASSNLRVYTSVTHCDMKLGYSRDVENHYIEGLCKQFYEDMIDIIQATVQQNFDTETDVLYDEILQHTSLCRTYASFFEYQCDALASVHRYILPRKPGPVHPLVIYGGPCTGKTLLLAEVAKKAYSWLHEEMGPESDPVVVVRFLGTTDLSTDLKSLLQSICEQLAANYRRPVQSYPKKPHDLRDLFVNLLNESSLQRPLVLVLDALEQLAESDDARRLWWLPVHLPRSVRVVLSTLPNKHGLLQKLRSLIPTADHYLDLVPGDRRLCSRVLKQQLLRVKRKVTSGQQIYVNEALSCCALPMFVNLTFREVRSWKSHRDVDGSSLGVTVHEGIEQLFRSLEEACGPRLIARALGYLTVAKAGLSEMELEDVLALDDGVMAELRRDGGPSDPLRVPYLHIARLKEGLRGYLIERHVRNVTLLVWANRHLQLVAQKRYLQDEADLREMHAVLADYFLGVWAGGRRKGLGGGGRGGEDPAVAGGSRNSRVMERVEEEEEEEEQFVERAAFDRQAPDQPWVFQCNPLEPDIFFVNHRKMTELSHHLTRCGKTDDLLYGVIMNFSWLYTMIKIGRFDGVLADIDLAYGCSQEKELKFLASTLRGIKGKVTARPGSLSAELQQRLLPVVGSLPKLRHLLLECDRDGPKYCSIVPLHSSVDVAYSPERLPLAASHVHVTEVLPTGRPGTVLAALEDGSISTWDVESRQLLRRITTAQSVVLGMKLSGDERYLVVATAHNTLLIYDHANSRLLSEVEVKGARPGGGTRLINGFALSAHHALAWLEASKAVAVVDLLYGWPLYQFHCWYEVTCVRCSPDGVYAFCGQCLNTTTIFHLGSGEKLSTVTSEFSGGFVQFLLVLDAARELAMVDNEGSLSVWNTEEMSNPRLTDDFDCRRGDGEVVGLELSEDQSAVLICKALGLELLDTGAWKVAEKFRARHGERFACAVLARDGRCIIAAMENTSAVFFWRRDTGQCLANLQEVSGNVVKLVKSSHHDMLLSLSTGGVLSLWDVDLITAVSNVDKTGRPIRRLVLPARGESVYSLDGSEAVHKWHLGHGFVEAVFRHEGAAEHCVLTSAGDLMVSADDRCSQYVWRTGSGENLFRISGQRISQLMLTHNDQFVVSLCEESASRVWRLATGHRVCRILAALRDAFVTAANTFVVGVAENKVLAVSLWTGSITKRFCCEDGASIVDFRPVPDCPDVVAFITSAETVTLWSLTDEVVCRRVQLPGDFLRDLGDFEVSPNGRLAVLSRGDEKIHVLDLHSGKLRVVPASGGVWRQKLSRDGRYLVYVCFRHPEEDEDGDGEGDGGGPSSLVVVRLADGKTIGTCSLYKMPTFLALSQRHLNIIVGFEDGSLGVYTVVDRVDAALKIKIATSNSRQLFGGSTQPARPRRRRHGFKAAADCVWRESTEVFARDSPVPVAHPGEPPEGTPSKRHSHGCDRAGATPDVGTSGFSADE, from the exons GGGCTGTTGGGGGAGAAATACGGGAATATCCGGATTCCGGGAGAAGTGGAGGCATCGGAATTCGAAATGATTCTGGACGCGGCCGTGGAGGCCAAGCTAGAGACCAAGCTTCTGGAGGAGTGGTattgccgggatgagaactcggtGCCCGCCACCTATTACCTCCGGCCCAAGGCGGAAATGCTGAAGATACACGCCAAGACG GTGGATCCTCCTGGGAGtagtgagagggagaaaaagtggCAGGAGGTATCGGAAGAGATCAAGAAGATTTTTAAGACAGCGGTGAAACTTCTGCAAGACAAGGGGAAGATGAAGCAAGGCCAAGCCAAGAGATACCTCTTTTCAG CTATCGAGGATGAGTTTGACTTTGCCCTCGGAAACCAGACCCCGGCGTTCCTGAAGAAGTGCGTGTGCTACATCCGGAAGATCGCCAACATCGAGCGCTTCGTGAAGATCCCGGAGATGGGCAAGTACATGGACCTGGCAGGGGCGGAGCCACGGGTCATCCGAGACCCCGAAGCGCTGGAGAAGCTGACCAGGCTCAGGGACGCGTTCGTTCCCACCATCGTGGCCTCGTCCAACCTGCGGGTCTACACGTCCGTGACGCATTGCGACATGAAGCTAGGCTACTCCCGGGATGTGGAAAACCACTACATCGAAGGGCTCTGCAAGCAGTTCTACGAGGACATGATCGACATCATCCAGGCCACCGTTCAGCAGAACTTCGACACGGAAACCGACGTCCTGTACGATGAAATCCTGCAACACACGTCCCTCTGCAGGACTTACGCGTCCTTCTTTGAGTACCAGTGCGACGCCCTAGCCAGCGTGCACAGATACATCCTGCCCAGGAAACCGGGCCCCGTCCACCCGCTGGTCATCTACGGGGGGCCCTGCACCGGAAAAACCCTCCTATTAGCTGAGGTTGCCAAGAAG GCGTACAGCTGGCTTCACGAAGAAATGGGCCCCGAGTCTGACCCCGTGGTCGTGGTGCGGTTCTTGGGGACCACGGACCTGAGCACGGACCTCAAGAGCCTCCTGCAGAGCATCTGCGAACAACTGGCCGCCAACTACCGCCGCCCGGTCCAGAGCTACCCCAAGAAGCCCCACGACCTGCGCGACCTGTTCGTCAACCTCCTGAACGAGTCCTCGCTCCAGCGCccgctggtcctggtcctggacgCGCTAGAGCAGCTGGCGGAGAGCGACGACGCCAGGAGGCTGTGGTGGCTGCCTGTCCACCTGCCCCGCTCGGTCCGCGTGGTCCTGTCCACCCTGCCCAACAAGCACGGCCTCCTGCAGAAGCTCAGGAGCCTGATCCCGACCGCCGACCACTACCTGGACCTGGTCCCCGGCGACCGGCGGCTTTGCAGCCGGGTCCTGAAGCAGCAGCTGCTGCGCGTCAAGAGGAAGGTCACCTCTGGCCAGCAGATCTACGTCAACGAGGCCCTGTCCTGCTGCGCCCTGCCCATGTTCGTCAATCTGACCTTCCGGGAAGTGAGGAGCTGGAAGTCGCACAGGGACGTGGACGGGTCCTCCCTCGGCGTCACGGTGCACGAGGGCATCGAGCAGCTGTTCCGCTCCCTGGAGGAGGCGTGCGGCCCCCGGCTGATCGCCCGGGCACTGGGCTACCTCACCGTGGCCAAGGCGGGACTGAGCGAGATGGAGCTGGAGGACGTCCTGGCGCTGGACGACGGGGTCATGGCGGAGCTCCGCCGGGACGGCGGGCCGAGCGACCCGCTGCGCGTCCCCTACTTGCACATCGCCCGGCTCAAGGAGGGGCTGCGCGGCTACCTGATCGAGCGCCACGTGAGGAATGTGACGCTGCTGGTCTGGGCCAACAGGCACCTGCAGCTCGTGGCCCAGAAGCGCTATCTGCAGGACGAGGCCGACCTGCGGGAGATGCACGCCGTCCTGGCCGACTACTTCCTGGGGgtctgggcgggcgggcggaggaaGGGCCTGGGCGGGGGCGGCAGGGGCGGCGAGGACCCCGCCGTGGCCGGGGGGAGCCGGAACTCACGGGTGATGGagcgggtggaggaggaggaggaggaagaggagcagttcGTGGAGCGGGCCGCCTTCGACCGGCAGGCCCCGGACCAGCCCTGGGTCTTCCAGTGCAACCCGCTGGAGCCCGACATCTTCTTCGTCAACCACCGGAAGATGACGGAGCTGTCGCACCACCTGACCCGCTGTGGGAAGACGGACGACCTGCTCTACGGGGTCATCATGAACTTCAGCTGGCTGTACACCATGATCAAGATCGGCCGCTTCGACGGGGTCCTGGCGGACATCGACCTGGCCTACGGCTGCTCGCAGGAGAAGGAGCTGAAGTTCCTGGCCAGCACCCTGCGGGGCATCAAGGGCAAAGtcacggcccggcccggctcgctGTCGGCCGAGCTGCAGCAGCGGCTGCTGCCCGTGGTCGGCTCCCTGCCCAAGCTGCGCCACCTACTCCTCGAGTGCGACCGGGACGGGCCCAAGTACTGCTCCATCGTGCCGCTCCACTCCTCCGTGGACGTGGCCTACAGCCCCGAGAGGCTGCCGCTGGCGGCCAGCCACGTGCACGTGACCGAGGTCCTGCCCACGGGCCGCCCGGGCACCGTCCTGGCCGCCCTGGAGGACGGCTCCATCAGCACGTGGGACGTGGAGTCGCGGCAGCTGCTCCGGCGCATCACCACGGCCCAGTCGGTGGTCCTGGGCATGAAGCTCAGCGGCGACGAGAGGTACCTAGTGGTGGCCACGGCCCACAACACCCTGCTGATCTACGACCACGCCAACTCCCGCCTGCTCTCCGAGGTGGAGGTCAAgggcgcccggcccgggggcggcaCCCGCCTCATCAACGGCTTCGCCCTCTCCGCCCACCACGCCCTGGCCTGGCTGGAGGCCAGCAAGGCGGTGGCTGTGGTCGACCTGCTCTACGGGTGGCCCCTCTACCAGTTTCACTGCTGGTACGAGGTGACCTGCGTCCGGTGCTCCCCCGACGGCGTGTACGCCTTCTGCGGCCAGTGCctgaacaccaccaccatcttccacctggggagcggggagaagcTGTCCACGGTGACCTCCGAATTCTCGGGGGGCTTCGTCCAGTTCCTGCTGGTCCTGGATGCCGCTCGGGAGCTGGCCATGGTGGACAACGAGGGCAGCCTGTCCGTGTGGAACACCGAGGAGATGAGCAACCCCCGGCTGACCGACGACTTCGACTGCCGCCGGGGCGACGGCGAGGTGGTCGGCCTCGAGCTGTCCGAAGACCAGAGCGCCGTGCTGATCTGCAAGGCCCTGGGCCTGGAGCTCCTGGACACCGGCGCCTGGAAGGTGGCCGAGAAGTTCCGGGCCCGGCACGGCGAGCGGTTCGCCTGCGCCGTGCTCGCCCGGGACGGCCGCTGCATCATCGCCGCCATGGAGAACACCTCGGCCGTCTTCTTCTGGCGGAGGGACACGGGCCAGTGCCTGGCCAACCTGCAGGAGGTCTCGGGGAACGTGGTCAAGCTGGTCAAGTCCAGCCACCACGACATGCTGCTCTCCCTCTCGACGGGCGGGGTTCTCTCGCTCTGGGACGTGGACCTGATCACGGCCGTGTCCAACGTCGACAAGACCGGGCGGCCCATCCGGCGGCTGGTCCTGCCGGCCCGGGGCGAGTCCGTCTACTCCCTGGATGGCTCCGAGGCGGTGCACAAGTGGCACCTGGGCCACGGGTTCGTCGAGGCCGTGTTCCGGCACGAGGGGGCCGCGGAGCACTGCGTGCTCACCTCCGCCGGGGACCTCATGGTCTCCGCCGATGACCGCTGCAGCCAGTACGTCTGGCGCACGGGCAGCGGCGAGAACCTCTTCCGCATCAGCGGGCAGAGGATCTCCCAGCTGATGCTCACCCACAACGACCAGTTCGTCGTCTCGCTCTGCGAGGAGAGCGCCTCGCGGGTCTGGCGCTTGGCCACCGGCCACCGGGTCTGCCGCATCCTGGCCGCCCTGCGGGACGCCTTCGTCACGGCGGCCAACACGTTCGTGGTTGGCGTGGCCGAGAACAAGGTGCTGGCCGTCAGCCTGTGGACGGGGAGCATCACCAAGCGCTTCTGCTGCGAGGACGGGGCCTCCATCGTCGACTTCAGGCCCGTCCCCGACTGCCCGGATGTGGTGGCCTTCATCACGTCTGCCGAGACCGTGACCCTCTGGAGCCTGACCGACGAGGTGGTCTGCCGCCGGGTGCAGCTCCCCGGGGACTTCCTCAGGGACCTGGGGGACTTCGAGGTCTCGCCCAACGGCCGGCTGGCCGTCCTGTCCCGTGGCGACGAGAAGATCCACGTGCTGGACCTGCACAGCGGGAAACTCCGGGTGGTGCCCGCCTCCGGCGGCGTCTGGCGGCAGAAGCTGTCCCGCGACGGCCGCTACCTGGTCTACGTCTGCTTCCGCCACCCTGAGGAGGACGAGGATGGGGACGGAGAAGGGGACGGGGGCGGCCCGTCCAGCCTGGTCGTCGTCAGGCTGGCCGACGGGAAGACCATCGGCACCTGCTCGCTCTACAAGATGCCCACCTTCCTGGCCCTCTCCCAGAGGCACCTGAACATCATCGTGGGCTTCGAGGACGGCAGCCTCGGCGTGTACACCGTGGTGGACCGCGTGGACGCCGCCCTCAAGATCAAGATAGCCACGTCCAACAGCCGGCAGCTCTTCGGCGGCTCCACgcagcccgcccggccccgccggcgcaGGCACGGCTTCAAGGCCGCCGCCGACTGCGTCTGGCGGGAGTCCACCGAGGTCTTCGCCCGGGACAGCCCCGTCCCCGTGGCCCATCCTGGGGAGCCCCCGGAAGGCACCCCCTCCAAGAGACACAGCCACGGCTGCGACAGGGCCGGCGCCACCCCTGACGTTGGGACCTCCGGCTTCTCCGCCGACGAATGA